The following coding sequences lie in one Arachis hypogaea cultivar Tifrunner chromosome 4, arahy.Tifrunner.gnm2.J5K5, whole genome shotgun sequence genomic window:
- the LOC112796825 gene encoding probable pectate lyase 8 produces MEVQSLRCFISLCVLLALLSIGANASNYNEKQITESSNVGEANSQSLENSPMAKRSDNDDSSNLHAVDNPEEIASMVDMSIRNHTVRRNLNFFSCGTGNPIDDCWRCDRRWYLRRKRLATCAIGFGRNAIGGRDGRYYVVTDPSDDDAVNPKPGTLRYAVIQDRPLWIVFKRDMIITLKQELIMNSFKTIDGRGFNVHIAHGACITVQFVTNIIIHGIHIHDCIQTGNAMVRSSPSHYGWRTLADGDGISIFGASHIWIDHNSLSNCSDGLIDAIMGSTAITISNNYFTHHNEVMLLGHSDSYVRDKQMQVTIAYNHFGEGLVQRMPRCRHGYFHVVNNDYTHWEMYAIGGSADPTINSQGNRYLAPLDHFAKEVTKRVLTTESTWKKWNWRSDGDLMLNGAYFTSSGAGNAASYARASSLGAKSSSLVGTLTSAAGVLNCRRGFMC; encoded by the exons ATGGAGGTTCAGTCTCTGCGATGCTTCATCTCCCTCTGCGTTCTGCTCGCGCTGCTTTCAATTGGCGCCAATGCAAGCAACTACAACGAGAAACAGATCACAGAATCAAG CAATGTAGGAGAAGCGAATTCGCAGAGCTTGGAGAATTCTCCAATGGCGAAAAG GTCAGATAATGATGATTCATCAAATTTGCATGCAGTTGATAATCCAGAGGAGATAGCTTCCATGGTTGATAT GAGCATCCGCAATCACACGGTAAGAAGGAATCTGAACTTCTTCTCATGTGGGACCGGGAACCCAATAGACGACTGCTGGCGCTGCGACCGCCGCTGGTACCTCCGACGCAAGCGCCTCGCCACCTGCGCCATTGGCTTCGGCCGCAACGCCATTGGAGGCCGCGACGGCCGGTACTATGTCGTCACGGACCCATCCGACGACGACGCCGTGAACCCGAAGCCCGGCACCCTCCGCTATGCCGTGATCCAAGACAGGCCTCTCTGGATCGTGTTCAAGCGCGACATGATCATCACACTCAAGCAAGAGCTCATCATGAACAGCTTCAAGACAATCGACGGCCGCGGCTTCAACGTCCATATCGCCCACGGTGCCTGCATCACCGTCCAGTTCGTCACCAACATTATCATCCACGGCATCCACATCCACGACTGCATCCAAACCGGTAACGCCATGGTTCGCAGCTCTCCTTCGCATTACGGCTGGAGAACCCTCGCTGACGGTGATGGCATCTCTATCTTCGGCGCCAGCCATATCTGGATTGACCATAACTCCCTGTCTAATTGCTCTGATGGGCTTATTGATGCCATTATGGGATCTACTGCCATTACAATTTCTAACAACTACTTCACTCACCACAATGAG GTTATGTTACTGGGCCATAGTGATTCTTATGTAAGAGACAAGCAGATGCAAGTCACCATTGCTTATAACCATTTTGGGGAGGGTCTAGTCCAAAGGATGCCAAG GTGTAGACATGGATATTTTCACGTGGTAAACAATGATTATACCCACTGGGAAATGTATGCAATTGGTGGCAGTGCCGATCCCACAATTAACAGCCAAGGCAATAGATACCTTGCCCCTCTGGATCATTTTGCTAAGGAG GTGACAAAGAGAGTATTAACAACAGAATCCACATGGAAAAAATGGAATTGGAGGTCTGATGGAGACCTTATGTTGAATGGTGCCTATTTCACTTCATCAGGAGCAGGAAATGCAGCTAGCTATGCTAGAGCCTCAAGTTTGGGGGCCAAATCTTCTTCTTTGGTTGGAACTCTTACGTCTGCTGCTGGTGTTCTTAACTGCCGGAGGGGTTTCATGTGTTAA